The following proteins are encoded in a genomic region of Arachis stenosperma cultivar V10309 chromosome 4, arast.V10309.gnm1.PFL2, whole genome shotgun sequence:
- the LOC130975294 gene encoding uncharacterized protein LOC130975294: MGATPFTEGILRAKLPKGFDKPTDMKYDGTKDPQEHLTAFEARMNLEGASDAVRCRAFPVTLAGPAIKWFNALPNGSITSFHDITRKFMAQFTTRITKAKHPISLLGVTQRQEESTRKYLDRFNDECLTVDGLTDSVASLCLTNGLMNEDFRKHLTTKPVWTMHEIQNVAKDYINDEEVSQVVAANKRQHAATQHGNPTPRHNAPPKENQRDHLKPTHRPPRIGKFSNYTPLTTSITEVYHQIADRGIIPRARPLKERTGGNKTLYCDYHRGYGHKTQDCYDLKDALEQAIRDGKLPEFVKIIREPRRADRDKSPEREGRNPRTQKTPRENTEEDPTIIVNVITGKDVPNKSKLTMKKDLKIMAVKNHDPVTIANSTITFLPEDCQHGTSAGDAPFVISARIGTGLVRRILVDTGADSNILFRGAFDKLGLRNDNLQTHRHGVTGLGDNFLKPDGSVTLPITIGTSNQRKTILSEFVVLKDSTAYNVILGRKTINDFSAVIFTKYLLMKFKADDGTIGTIHGDREVAAECDNNSLALRKNPGTRPEYSLPT, encoded by the coding sequence ATGGGAGCTACGCCCTTCACGGAAGGAATCTTAAGAGCAAAACTCCCCAAAGGTTTCGACAAACCCACCGACATGAAGTACGACGGAACCAAAGACCCTCAAGAGCACCTAACGGCCTTCGAGGCCAGAATGAACTTAGAAGGAGCATCCGACGCAGTCCGATGCAGAGCCTTCCCAGTAACCCTGGCCGGGCCAGCGATCAAATGGTTCAACGCCCTCCCAAACGGATCCATAACTAGCTTCCACGACATCACAAGAAAATTCATGGCCCAGTTCACAACCCGAATCACCAAAGCCAAACACCCTATCAGCCTGTTAGGGGTCACACAAAGGCAAGAAGAATCCACAAGAAAATACCTCGACCGCTTCAACGACGAATGCCTAACGGTCGACGGACTCACGGACTCCGTTGCCAGCCTCTGCCTAACTAACGGACTCATGAATGAAGACTTTCGCAAACATCTCACCACCAAACCAGTGTGGACCATGCACGAAATCCAGAACGTCGCCAAAGATTACATCAACGACGAGGAAGTCAGCCAGGTCGTCGCCGCCAACAAACGGCAGCACGCCGCCACCCAACACGGCAATCCGACTCCCCGTCATAACGCACCACCCAAAGAGAACCAACGAGACCACCTTAAACCAACCCACAGACCACCAAGAATAGGAAAATTTTCCAACTACACTCCCCTAACAACATCAATTACTGAGGTATACCACCAAATAGCAGACCGAGGCATCATCCCCAGAGCCCGACCACTCAAGGAAAGGACAGGAGGAAACAAAACCCTCTACTGCGACTATCACCGCGGATACGGCCACAAAACACAAGATTGTTACGATCTCAAAGACGCTCTTGAGCAAGCTATACGAGATGGCAAACTCCCCGAGTTCGTCAAAATCATCAGAGAACCAAGGCGCGCCGACAGAGACAAATCACCAGAAAGAGAAGGACGCAACCCAAGAACCCAAAAAACACCCAGGGAAAACACCGAAGAAGATCCGACCATCATAGTGAACGTCATCACGGGCAAAGACGTaccaaataaatcaaaactaaCAATGAAAAAAGACCTCAAGATAATGGCCGTCAAAAACCACGACCCAGTAACCATTGCCAACAGCACGATAACCTTCTTACCCGAGGACTGCCAGCACGGCACCTCGGCAGGAGATGCCCCCTTCGTCATATCAGCCCGAATCGGAACAGGACTAGTAAGAAGAATACTCGTGGACACGGGTGCCGACTCCAATATCCTCTTCCGAGgagccttcgacaaactcgggcTCCGCAACGACAACCTCCAAACGCATCGCCACGGCGTCACGGGCCTCGGAGATAACTTCCTCAAACCAGACGGCTCGGTCACCCTCCCCATCACCATAGGAACAAGCAATCAGAGAAAGACGATCCTATCCGAATTCGTCGTCCTAAAAGACTCCACAGCCTATAACGTCATTCTCGGGAGAAAAACAATTAACGACTTCTCGGCAGTCATCTTCACCAAATACCTCCTCATGAAATTCAAAGCCGATGACGGCACCATCGGAACCATTCACGGAGACCGAGAAGTTGCAGCCGAATGCGACAACAATAGCTTAGCTCTAAGGAAAAATCCCGGGACGCGGCCGGAATATTCCTTGCCGACCTAG